Within Gemmatimonadaceae bacterium, the genomic segment CCGTCGTCGTCGAGAACCCCGAGGATCTCGAGCCGCGTCCGCCCGTCGTGACGATCATGGGTCACGTCGATCACGGAAAGACCTCGCTTCTCGATTACATCCGCAAGGCGAACGTCGTCGCCGGCGAGTCAGGCGGAATCACGCAGCACATCGGCGCGTATCACGTCACGCTGCCGTCCGACAAGCACATCACCTTCCTCGACACGCCGGGCCACGAAGCGTTCACGGCCATGCGCGCGCGCGGCGCCCAGGTCACGGACATCGTCGTGCTCATGGTCGCCGCCGACGATCAGGTGATGCCTCAGACGATCGAAGCGATCTCGCACGCCAGGAACGCCGGTGTGCCGATGATCGTCGCGATCAACAAGATCGATCTTCCCTCCGCCAATCCCGGAAAAGTGAAGCAGGATCTTCTCCAGCACGGCGTCGTGCTCGAGGAGTTCGGCGGCACCACTCTCTCCAGCGAGATCTCGGCGAAGAAGGGAACAGGCGTGGACTCCCTGCTCGAGCAGATTCTGCTGCAGGCGGAGATTCTCGATCTCAAGGCCAACCCGAACCGCCGCGCTGTCGGCGCCGTCATCGAAGCGCAGCTCGATCCCGGCAAAGGACCTGTCGCCACGGTGCTCGTCTCCGCCGGAACGCTGCATGTCGGCGACGACTTCATCTGCGGCATGTACTCGGGTCGCGTTCGCGCGCTGCTCGATGAGCGCGGCAAGGCGCTTAAGTCCGCTGGCCCCGCGATCCCCGTGCAGATTCTCGGAATAGGCGGCGTGCCGATGGCCGGAGACCAGTTCGTGGTGGTCGAGGATGCGATGGAGTCGCGCGAGATCGCGCAAACTCGCCAGCGGCTCGACCGCGAGGCCAAGAGCCGCCGCACGTCCAAGAGCATCGTATCGCTCGAGGACTTCATGAACGCCGCAGCGGCGGGCGAGAAGCGCACACTGCGCGTGGTCATCAAGGCGGACCAGGGCGGCCCGGCGGAAGCGCTCGCCGACGCCCTCGCACAGCTGTCGCATGATGAAGTCTCGGTGGACGTCATCCACCGCGGCGTCGGCTCGATCACGGAGAGCGACATCCTGCTCGCGCGCGCATCCGGCGCGATCATCGTCGGGTTCCATGTGCGTCCCGACAACAACGCCCGCGCCGCCGCCGAGCGCGAAGGCGTGGACATCAAGCTGTACAAGGTCATCTACGAAGCGGTCGAGGACGTTCGCGCCGCGCTCGAGGGAATGCTCAAGCCCGAGGAGCGCGAAGTGGTGCTCGGCGAGGCGGAAGTGCGGGAGACGTTCAAGGTTCCGCGCATCGGGCTCATCGCCGGGTGCTCGGTTCGCAGCGGGCTGATCAACCGCCAGGCGCGCGCCCGCGTGATCCGCGACGGCGTGGAGGTGTACGACGGGAACATCGGCTCACTCCGCCGTTTCAAGGACGACGTCAAGGAAGTGCGCGAAGGATTCGAGTGCGGTATCGGTATCGAGAACTTCAACGACATCAAGGTGGGCGACGTCATCGAGTGCTATCGCAAGGAGCAGGTTGCGCGCACCCTGGCGTCGACTGCCTCTGCGTAATAATCGTCGCGCGGACCGTGTGGCCGAGGCGGTCCGCGAGGAGATAGCGACGTTCCTCGCCGAGTCAGTAAAGGATCCCCGCATCGTCGGCTTCGTGACGGTGACGGGAGTTGACATCACTCCCGACCTGCGTCACGCGAAGGTTTTCGTGAGCGTGATGGGAAGCGACACCGAAAAGGAAGCGACCTTCGCCGGGCTCGCGAGCACGGCGTCCCACCTTCGCTCGCGCGTCGGCCGGGCACTCCGGCTCCGCGTCGCGCCCGAGATCAACTTCCGCGAAGACGACAGCGTCGCGCGGGCAGCGCGCATCGAGTCGCTGCTCGCGGGGATCAAGGCGGGGTCGCCGCAGGCGCCCGCTCCGGCCGAACCTTCTTCGCCAGCCTCCTCAGGCGAAGACACGGACGACTGAGGGCGCGCGAGTGTCGGCGCGCCCTGAAGGACTCCTGCTGGTGGACAAGCCCGCAGGCATCACGTCCCACGATGTCGTGCAGTTCGTCCGCCGCGTGTATGGTGAGCGCAGCATAGGCCACCTCGGGACCCTCGATCCGTTCGCCACGGGTCTTCTCGTTCTGCTCATCGGACGGTCGACGAGACTCTCGACGTTCATCGTGACGGACCCGAAGGTCTACGATGCAACGATCCGGTTCGGCGCCGAGACGGATACCGACGACTGTACGGGAGCCGTGATTCGCGAGGCCGCAGCTCCAGCCCTCAACACGGTCGCAAGCGCGATTCCATCTTTCACAGGCGACATCCTCCAGGTGCCGCCGGCCTACTCCGCCAAGTCGGTGGACGGCACGCGCGCGTATGATGCAGCGCGGCAGGGTGAACCACTCGATCTTCCTCCTGTACGCGTGCGCGTGGACGGGTGGACGATCGTTGCCGCGCGCCCAACGGAGATTGACGTCACGATAACTTGCGGCACCGGC encodes:
- the infB gene encoding translation initiation factor IF-2, encoding MSKLLVNDLAGEFGISVDEVINLLRQMDVPFRSHMTPLSDDQVARIRARWEREKRVRATTPAAAPARRRRGTAAVEAPAPAPEPAPETAAGRRRRRAADAAPAPVEPETSAVADVSAEPVPAPRRRAAAPAPEAVAQAEPSAEPSEQAAPRAAPAPAPASAVSDVSDVSDVSEAPTPRAAAPQGAPPASPGASAPPAQSTAPSAPAALDRQRPRPIVPGAPRPRPVATGTPFTPPRPVASAAPGAGAGFPGARRDDRPRPGGDDRARRGKKGKRGSVDQEAVSSSISKTMTALRGTAPRRGGPRRADDASYREEMEAQRVAAVEREKKTVHVNEFITVSELAGILKIPATQIVGFAFKNLGLMVTINQRLDFDQIELIAGEFGFQAVKEEEYTAGLEEAVVVENPEDLEPRPPVVTIMGHVDHGKTSLLDYIRKANVVAGESGGITQHIGAYHVTLPSDKHITFLDTPGHEAFTAMRARGAQVTDIVVLMVAADDQVMPQTIEAISHARNAGVPMIVAINKIDLPSANPGKVKQDLLQHGVVLEEFGGTTLSSEISAKKGTGVDSLLEQILLQAEILDLKANPNRRAVGAVIEAQLDPGKGPVATVLVSAGTLHVGDDFICGMYSGRVRALLDERGKALKSAGPAIPVQILGIGGVPMAGDQFVVVEDAMESREIAQTRQRLDREAKSRRTSKSIVSLEDFMNAAAAGEKRTLRVVIKADQGGPAEALADALAQLSHDEVSVDVIHRGVGSITESDILLARASGAIIVGFHVRPDNNARAAAEREGVDIKLYKVIYEAVEDVRAALEGMLKPEEREVVLGEAEVRETFKVPRIGLIAGCSVRSGLINRQARARVIRDGVEVYDGNIGSLRRFKDDVKEVREGFECGIGIENFNDIKVGDVIECYRKEQVARTLASTASA
- the rbfA gene encoding 30S ribosome-binding factor RbfA, giving the protein MRAPWRRLPLRNNRRADRVAEAVREEIATFLAESVKDPRIVGFVTVTGVDITPDLRHAKVFVSVMGSDTEKEATFAGLASTASHLRSRVGRALRLRVAPEINFREDDSVARAARIESLLAGIKAGSPQAPAPAEPSSPASSGEDTDD
- the truB gene encoding tRNA pseudouridine(55) synthase TruB, whose amino-acid sequence is MSARPEGLLLVDKPAGITSHDVVQFVRRVYGERSIGHLGTLDPFATGLLVLLIGRSTRLSTFIVTDPKVYDATIRFGAETDTDDCTGAVIREAAAPALNTVASAIPSFTGDILQVPPAYSAKSVDGTRAYDAARQGEPLDLPPVRVRVDGWTIVAARPTEIDVTITCGTGTYIRALARDLGRSTGSAAHLSALRRARSGPFDVSDAVTMDQLRVAPPPLRALTVIASHG